The following coding sequences lie in one Glycine max cultivar Williams 82 chromosome 19, Glycine_max_v4.0, whole genome shotgun sequence genomic window:
- the LOC100781317 gene encoding disease resistance protein RGA2, whose product MAELFIFSIAESLITKLASHAFQEASRVVGLYDHLRDLKETLSLVKAVLLDAEQKQEHNHELQEWLRQLKSVFYYAEDVIDEFECQTLRKQVLKAHGTIKDEVSHFFSSSNPLVFRSKMAQQIKDVSKRLDKVAADRHKFGLRIIDVDTRVVHRRDTSRMTHSRVSDSDVIGRENDKENIIELLMQQNPNDDDKSLSVIPIVGIGGLGKTTLAKFVFNDKRIDKCFTLKMWVCVSDDFDINQLIIKIINSANVADAPLPQQNLNMVDLEQLQNRLRNILAGQKFLLVLDDVWSDDRVKWVELRNLIQEGVAAGSKILATTRIDSIASMMGTVTSQKLQSLSPENSLSLFVKWAFKEGEDEKHPHLVNIGKEIVNKCKGVPLAVRTLGSLLFSKFETNEWEYVRDNEIWNLPQKKDDILPALKLSYDFLPSYLRQCFALFSLYPKDYIFHSFEVSRLWGALGVLASPRKNETPEDVVKQYLVELLSRSFLQDFIDGGTFYQFKIHDLVHDLALFVTKEECLLINSHIQNIPENIWHLSFAEYNFIGNSFTSKSVAVRTIMFPNGAEGANVEALLNTCVSKFKLLRVLDLSDSTCKTLSRSIGKLKHLRYFSIQNNRNIKRLPNSICKIQNLQFLNVLGCKELEALPKGLRKLISLRSLDISTKQPVLPYSEITNLISLAHLSIGSSHNMESIFGGVKFPALKTLYVADCHSLKSLPLDVTNFPELETLFVQDCVNLDLELWKDDHEEQNLNGLPQLVKLKYVAFWGLPQLVALPQWLQESANSLQTLIIKNCNNLEMLPEWLSTMTNQKALHISDCPKLISLPDNIHHLTALEHLHIRGCPELCKKCQPHVGEFWSKISHIKDVFIEEPEKLEEEEDE is encoded by the coding sequence ATGGCTGAATTATTTATCTTCAGCATCGCTGAGTCTCTCATAACAAAGCTTGCTTCTCATGCTTTCCAAGAAGCTTCTCGGGTGGTGGGTTTGTACGACCATCTCCGAGACCTTAAAGAGACTCTCTCATTAGTCAAGGCAGTGCTGTTAGATGCTGAGCAAAAGCAGGAGCATAACCATGAGCTGCAGGAATGGCTGAGGCAGCTCAAAAGTGTCTTCTATTATGCAGAAGATGTGATCGATGAATTTGAATGCCAAACACTGCGAAAGCAAGTGCTCAAAGCTCATGGTACCATCAAAGACGAGGTAAGCCACTTCTTCTCAAGTTCTAATCCACTTGTTTTTCGTTCCAAGATGGCTCAACAAATCAAAGATGTCAGCAAGAGGCTAGACAAGGTTGCAGCTGATAGGCATAAGTTTGGTCTCCGAATAATTGATGTTGACACACGAGTTGTTCATAGGAGAGACACGAGTCGCATGACACACTCCCGTGTGAGTGACTCAGATGTGATCGGAAGggaaaatgataaagaaaatatcATAGAGCTTTTGATGCAGCAGAATCccaatgatgatgacaaaagtcTCTCTGTTATCCCCATTGTGGGAATTGGAGGCTTGGGAAAAACTACGCTTGCAAAGTTTGTGTTTAATGATAAGAGGATAGATAAGTGTTTCACATTAAAGATGTGGGTGTGTGTTTCTGATGACTTTGACATTAACCAACTCATTATCAAAATCATCAATTCTGCGAATGTTGCTGATGCTCCTCTTCCccaacaaaatttaaacatggtCGATCTGGAGCAATTACAAAATCGACTGAGAAACATACTTGCCGGTCAAAAATTCTTACTTGTCTTGGATGACGTATGGAGTGATGACCGTGTTAAATGGGTTGAGTTGAGGAATTTAATACAAGAAGGGGTTGCTGCAGGAAGTAAAATTCTAGCGACTACACGTATTGATTCCATTGCTTCCATGATGGGAACTGTTACCTCTCAGAAGTTACAAAGCCTTTCTCCGGAGAATTCATTGTCTCTTTTTGTCAAATGGGCATTTAAAGAAGGGGAAGACGAAAAACATCCTCATTTGGTAAATATAGGAAAAGAAATTGTGAACAAATGCAAAGGGGTTCCATTGGCTGTGAGAACATTGGGGAGTTtactattttcaaaatttgagacAAATGAGTGGGAATATGTGAGAGACAATGAAATTTGGAATTTGCCACAAAAAAAAGATGACATTTTACCTGCACTTAAATTAAGTTATGATTTCTTGCCTTCCTATTTGAGGCAGTGTTTTGCATTATTTTCGCTTTACCCAAAGGATTATATATTTCATAGTTTTGAGGTAAGTAGGCTTTGGGGGGCACTTGGTGTACTTGCATCACCTAGAAAGAATGAGACGCCGGAAGATGTTGTCAAACAGTATCTGGTTGAATTACTATCAAGATCTTTCCTTCAAGATTTTATCGATGGTGGCactttttatcaatttaaaattcatgattTGGTGCATGATCTTGCTCTATTTGTTACAAAAGAGGAGTGTCTACTTATAAATTCCCACATTCAAAATATTCCTGAGAATATTTGGCATCTGTCTTTTGCTGAATACAATTTTATTGGAAATTCATTCACCTCAAAATCGGTAGCTGTGAGAACCATAATGTTTCCAAATGGTGCAGAAGGAGCCAACGTTGAAGCTTTGCTAAATACTTGTGTGTCAAAGTTCAAATTATTGCGAGTTTTGGATTTAAGTGATTCGACATGCAAGACTTTGTCACGTTCCATTGGTAAGTTGAAACACTTGAGATATTTCAGCATTCAGAATAATCGCAACATCAAAAGACTCCCCAATTCTATTTGCAAGATCCAAAATTTGCAATTCTTGAATGTTCTGGGATGCAAGGAGCTGGAAGCATTGCCCAAAGGATTAAGAAAATTGATTAGTCTTCGGTCTTTGGATATAAGTACAAAGCAACCTGTTTTGCCTTACAGTGAGATTACCAACTTGATCTCGCTTGCACATCTGTCTATTGGATCAAGCCATAATATGGAGTCTATCTTTGGAGGGGTGAAGTTCCCTGCTCTTAAAACATTGTATGTTGCTGACTGTCATAGTCTGAAGTCTTTGCCACTGGATGTTACAAATTTTCCTGAATTAGAAACTCTGTTTGTTCAAGACTGTGTTAATCTGGACTTGGAACTGTGGAAGGACGACCATGAAGAACAAAACCTCAATGGCTTACCACAGCTGGTGAAGTTAAAATATGTTGCATTTTGGGGCTTACCACAGCTGGTGGCCTTACCTCAATGGCTTCAAGAATCTGCCAACTCCTTACAGACCTTGATTATTAAAAACTGCAACAATCTTGAAATGCTTCCGGAGTGGCTGTCAACTATGACTAATCAGAAAGCACTTCATATATCAGATTGTCCAAAGCTTATATCTCTCCCGGATAACATCCATCACCTCACCGCACTTGAACATTTGCATATCAGAGGTTGCCCT